A window of the Dickeya dianthicola NCPPB 453 genome harbors these coding sequences:
- a CDS encoding amino acid ABC transporter permease, translating into MNIDLSYLLKVFPQVLMYLPTTLLLAVVSMLFAIVLGLMLALVRESRFVVVAKLVELYISLFRGIPSLVQLFIIYFGLPQLFPSLNGLSAMTAAIIGFSLKNSAYMAEIFRAALASVDFGQTEAGLSVGMNKAQIYRRIVLPQAMLNALPATGNTFISLIKDTSVAFALGVSELFAEGKMIAAESLRFFETFLVVGLIYWLLIMVYSWLQSQLEKKLSHSRQR; encoded by the coding sequence ATGAATATCGATCTCTCCTACCTGTTGAAAGTTTTCCCCCAGGTGTTGATGTACTTGCCCACCACACTGCTGCTGGCGGTGGTGTCGATGCTGTTCGCCATTGTGCTGGGGCTGATGCTGGCGTTGGTTCGCGAAAGCCGGTTCGTTGTGGTAGCGAAACTGGTGGAACTCTATATCTCGCTGTTTCGCGGCATTCCGTCGCTGGTTCAGCTGTTCATCATCTATTTTGGGTTGCCGCAGCTGTTTCCGTCGCTTAACGGCCTGTCCGCCATGACGGCGGCGATTATCGGCTTCAGCCTGAAAAACTCGGCTTATATGGCGGAGATTTTCCGGGCGGCGCTGGCGTCGGTGGACTTCGGGCAAACCGAGGCCGGGCTGTCGGTCGGCATGAACAAAGCGCAGATTTACCGTCGTATTGTGCTGCCGCAGGCGATGCTCAATGCGCTGCCTGCCACCGGCAACACCTTTATTTCGTTGATCAAAGACACGTCGGTGGCCTTTGCTCTCGGGGTGTCGGAACTGTTTGCCGAAGGCAAGATGATCGCCGCCGAATCGCTGCGCTTCTTCGAAACCTTCCTGGTGGTGGGGCTGATTTACTGGCTGCTCATCATGGTTTACTCCTGGTTGCAGTCGCAACTGGAGAAGAAACTCAGCCATTCACGGCAGCGTTAA
- a CDS encoding amino acid ABC transporter substrate-binding protein — protein MKKITLSALTLAAAFLMAGCDSQSGGDKVLRIGATGQSYPSSFKQDSKLVGFDVEVAETIAKDLNYKVEWVTADFSGLMGQLEASKLDTIANVVAITPARQEKYSFSQPYSYYGSQIVTHKDNANINTLDDLKGKTVAGVLGSNHVNNLKKAFADGSVNIRTYETRDGAMSDALAKRVEGYINSRPILLAEINKRNLPFKLVGEPLVVEQVGFPFHKDQKGDDLRKKFDDELTKMRNDGRLKALSVKYFGEDITAGK, from the coding sequence ATGAAAAAAATAACTTTATCAGCATTAACTTTAGCAGCTGCGTTCTTGATGGCTGGTTGTGATTCTCAAAGCGGCGGCGATAAAGTGCTGCGTATCGGCGCCACCGGGCAGAGCTACCCGAGTTCGTTCAAACAGGACAGCAAGCTGGTCGGGTTCGATGTGGAAGTGGCGGAAACCATCGCCAAAGATCTGAACTACAAGGTTGAGTGGGTGACGGCGGATTTCAGCGGCCTGATGGGGCAACTGGAAGCCAGCAAGCTGGACACCATCGCCAACGTGGTGGCGATTACCCCGGCGCGTCAGGAAAAATACAGCTTCTCCCAGCCGTACAGCTACTACGGTAGTCAGATCGTCACGCATAAAGACAACGCCAACATCAATACGCTGGATGATCTGAAAGGCAAAACCGTGGCAGGCGTGCTGGGTTCCAACCACGTCAACAACCTGAAGAAAGCCTTTGCCGACGGCAGCGTCAACATCCGCACTTATGAAACCCGCGATGGCGCCATGAGCGATGCGCTGGCGAAACGCGTTGAAGGTTACATCAACTCTCGCCCGATCCTGCTGGCGGAAATCAACAAGCGCAATCTGCCGTTCAAGCTGGTAGGCGAGCCGTTGGTGGTGGAACAGGTGGGCTTCCCGTTCCACAAGGATCAGAAAGGCGACGACCTGCGCAAGAAGTTTGATGACGAGCTGACCAAAATGCGTAATGACGGCCGTTTGAAAGCCCTGTCGGTCAAATATTTCGGTGAGGACATCACGGCGGGCAAATAA
- a CDS encoding GNAT family N-acetyltransferase: MSTVFRQVTLADDDAFLELALAAYAPVREMGIKFDAAYADIERIRFHIQNNGVYVMEKEGRFASSCSIRYPWGPEPGPFGLPHIGWFATHPDFKQQGLGRQMLDWLEQQVLLEQLKAPAVSLGTAKNHPWLLEMYRNYGFRDVCQADLGKGHLTIFMEKVLDPQRYDQWKKIHPSAEI; encoded by the coding sequence ATGAGCACAGTATTTCGTCAGGTCACGCTGGCGGACGACGACGCGTTTCTCGAACTGGCGCTGGCGGCTTATGCGCCGGTGCGCGAGATGGGCATCAAGTTTGATGCGGCGTACGCGGACATTGAGCGGATTCGTTTTCATATTCAGAACAACGGCGTCTACGTGATGGAAAAAGAGGGGCGCTTCGCCTCTTCGTGTTCCATTCGTTATCCGTGGGGGCCGGAGCCGGGGCCGTTCGGGTTGCCGCATATCGGCTGGTTTGCTACGCATCCCGACTTCAAACAGCAGGGGCTGGGCCGCCAGATGCTGGACTGGCTGGAGCAGCAAGTCCTGCTTGAGCAGTTGAAAGCGCCGGCAGTATCGCTGGGGACGGCGAAAAACCACCCCTGGCTGCTGGAAATGTATAGAAATTATGGGTTCAGGGATGTGTGTCAGGCCGATTTGGGCAAAGGACACCTGACCATCTTTATGGAAAAAGTGCTCGACCCGCAACGTTATGACCAGTGGAAAAAAATACATCCAAGTGCGGAGATATAA
- the purB gene encoding adenylosuccinate lyase codes for MASHLIDFLLIGNNFGTPEMRAVWSEQNRLTRQVDVEIALALAEGELGVIPQDAASTIASHANASALNIEEIAQDAVRMKHSLMPTIAAIQRQCGEAGEFIHYGVTTQDVVDTATVLQLRQAFDIVVRDTRLVAVELKRLAKKHQHTLMTGRTHGMQALPTTFGFKLAVWLDEFVRHLQRLNEIRERVLVGNINGAIGTYASFGELGPEIERQTLNRLGLNTPNIGWQSARDRFSEYASVAVLISGTLGKIGNELYNLMRTEINEIEEPFSEGKIGSTTMPHKRNPAALEGLASLTAPLFKSAALIHESMKVEHERDAMSWRAEWIALPEINIYLSAQLQNALGILRGMSVNEKQMRANLDLQNGLLLSEKVMFEIGKLLGKQTAHHLVYECSMAAFEQNREFKALLLEHPVLSQHLTADELDAWLDPANYVGSAPQKVDEVIRYADGTGLLAE; via the coding sequence ATGGCATCACATCTGATTGATTTTCTTCTTATTGGAAATAACTTTGGCACACCAGAAATGCGCGCCGTATGGTCAGAGCAGAATCGCCTGACCCGCCAGGTTGACGTGGAAATCGCGTTAGCGCTGGCAGAAGGCGAGCTGGGTGTCATTCCGCAGGACGCGGCCAGTACCATTGCTTCCCACGCCAACGCCAGCGCACTGAATATTGAAGAAATAGCCCAGGATGCGGTGCGCATGAAGCATTCCCTGATGCCGACCATCGCCGCCATCCAGAGGCAGTGCGGCGAAGCTGGCGAGTTCATCCATTATGGCGTGACCACGCAGGATGTGGTGGATACCGCAACGGTGCTGCAACTGCGTCAGGCATTCGACATTGTGGTGCGCGACACCCGTTTGGTGGCGGTTGAACTGAAGCGGCTGGCGAAGAAACACCAGCACACGCTGATGACCGGTCGTACCCACGGTATGCAGGCGCTGCCGACCACCTTCGGTTTCAAGCTGGCGGTATGGCTGGACGAATTCGTGCGTCACCTGCAACGCCTGAATGAGATTCGTGAGCGCGTGCTGGTGGGCAATATTAACGGCGCCATCGGCACCTACGCCTCCTTCGGTGAGCTGGGGCCGGAAATCGAACGCCAGACCCTGAATCGTCTGGGCCTGAATACCCCGAATATCGGCTGGCAGTCCGCCCGCGACCGTTTCTCGGAATACGCGTCGGTGGCGGTGCTGATCAGCGGGACGCTTGGTAAAATCGGCAACGAGCTGTACAACCTGATGCGTACCGAAATCAACGAAATCGAAGAACCGTTCTCCGAAGGGAAGATCGGTTCCACCACCATGCCGCACAAACGCAATCCGGCGGCGCTGGAAGGGCTGGCCAGCCTGACGGCGCCGTTGTTCAAGAGCGCCGCCCTGATCCATGAATCGATGAAAGTCGAACACGAGCGTGACGCCATGAGCTGGCGCGCGGAGTGGATCGCGCTGCCGGAAATCAATATCTATCTGTCGGCGCAGTTGCAGAACGCGCTTGGCATCCTGCGCGGTATGTCGGTGAACGAAAAGCAGATGCGCGCCAATCTGGATTTGCAGAACGGGCTGCTGCTGTCGGAAAAGGTGATGTTTGAAATCGGCAAGCTGCTCGGCAAGCAGACGGCTCACCACCTGGTGTACGAGTGCTCGATGGCGGCGTTCGAACAGAACCGCGAGTTCAAGGCGTTATTGCTGGAACATCCAGTGCTGTCGCAACACCTGACGGCGGATGAACTGGATGCCTGGCTGGATCCGGCGAACTATGTTGGCAGCGCGCCGCAGAAAGTCGATGAGGTGATCCGGTACGCAGATGGCACCGGCCTGCTGGCCGAGTGA
- a CDS encoding nuclear transport factor 2 family protein, translating to MSVIVPVEKQFVAYNAHDLTAFSSCFHEGFRAYRMPSESPSMTGKTALEAFYRDHRFNNPALRAELVSRTVLGNHVFDHEKIYGIEPEPIESIAVFEVKDGLITTAWFYFA from the coding sequence ATGTCGGTTATCGTGCCGGTTGAAAAACAGTTTGTCGCTTATAATGCCCATGATTTAACTGCTTTTTCTTCCTGTTTTCATGAGGGTTTCCGTGCTTATCGCATGCCATCGGAAAGCCCGTCCATGACAGGGAAAACGGCACTGGAGGCGTTCTATCGCGACCATCGCTTCAATAACCCGGCGTTACGTGCCGAACTGGTATCCCGCACAGTGCTGGGCAACCATGTTTTTGATCATGAAAAGATTTACGGTATTGAGCCCGAACCGATCGAAAGTATCGCGGTGTTTGAAGTCAAAGACGGGTTGATTACGACGGCGTGGTTCTACTTTGCGTAG
- a CDS encoding iron-containing alcohol dehydrogenase family protein, protein MFTIKSPGVYHHQSGLLSRVGELVAPFSSRIAVLTSPRAWAAVQSTLPASLKKADVQFDVHLLEGECTSDAIAYHRHEIAQHGVHFVLGVGGGRVMDCAKAVADGLDNGQVATLPTIAATCAGWSPISILYNEQGGHQGTLVLQRMPEMVLVDSDVIARSDVRYLKAGIVDALAKWYEFQPYLAKNNDNLALNLKIQAAALAKDTFVQWGEQALHDNAEQRVTRALQKVIDANIALAGLANSMRDDSPSPGVAHAIHNCMTYLPELHDWLHGEKVGYGLRLQSLLARGDGSVDPDLLTHLQRNGAPVRLPVAEARYAELAKTLSETFKFPEASAALLPFSLTPEAIRHAVLATQYSA, encoded by the coding sequence GTGTTTACCATAAAATCACCCGGGGTCTATCACCACCAGTCAGGCTTGCTGTCACGCGTAGGTGAGCTCGTTGCGCCGTTTTCGAGTCGTATCGCGGTATTAACCAGCCCGCGAGCCTGGGCTGCGGTGCAAAGTACGCTGCCCGCCAGCCTGAAGAAGGCTGACGTACAGTTTGATGTGCATCTGTTGGAAGGTGAATGCACGAGCGATGCAATTGCATACCATCGGCATGAAATTGCCCAACACGGTGTTCATTTTGTGCTGGGCGTCGGTGGTGGCCGAGTGATGGACTGCGCCAAAGCGGTTGCCGACGGGTTGGACAACGGTCAGGTCGCAACGTTGCCGACGATTGCCGCCACCTGCGCCGGCTGGTCTCCCATCAGCATTTTGTATAATGAGCAGGGCGGGCATCAGGGAACGCTGGTATTACAGCGCATGCCCGAGATGGTGCTGGTGGACAGCGATGTGATTGCCCGTAGCGATGTGCGCTATCTGAAGGCAGGGATCGTCGATGCCCTTGCCAAATGGTATGAGTTTCAACCCTATCTGGCGAAAAACAACGATAATCTGGCGTTGAACCTCAAGATACAAGCCGCGGCGCTCGCGAAAGACACCTTCGTACAGTGGGGAGAACAGGCTTTGCATGACAATGCCGAACAGCGGGTAACGCGGGCGTTGCAAAAGGTGATTGATGCCAATATTGCATTGGCAGGCTTGGCTAACAGTATGCGTGATGATTCACCTTCGCCTGGGGTCGCCCATGCGATTCATAATTGCATGACATACCTTCCTGAATTGCATGATTGGCTACACGGCGAGAAAGTAGGATACGGATTACGGCTGCAATCGCTGCTGGCGCGTGGCGACGGCTCGGTTGATCCCGATTTATTGACACACTTACAGCGCAATGGTGCCCCCGTACGTTTACCGGTGGCGGAGGCGCGCTATGCCGAACTGGCAAAAACGCTGTCTGAAACATTTAAATTTCCAGAGGCCAGTGCCGCACTGCTGCCATTTTCACTCACACCAGAGGCGATTCGGCACGCGGTGCTTGCGACGCAGTACAGCGCCTGA
- a CDS encoding amino acid ABC transporter substrate-binding protein: MRTRLTRYLSAALFPLLAAVILVGCDNNKSTETQNKVLRLGTTGQSFPGSYKENGTLVGYDVEVAEAIARKLGYQIAWTTADFSGLMGQLEAGKLDTVANNFVKTTERQKKYNFTNTYLTYASQIVTSIENKDIQSMDDLKGKTVSGVLGSTHVTNLRNAFANNDVTIRTYETRDGAMNDVINNRVQGYVNSRPILLAEINKRHLPLKLVGNPISNEQVSFPFAKTPEGNKLLAEFNQQLQELRQNGQLKTLAEKYFGSDKVLESSQAE; this comes from the coding sequence ATGAGAACCCGATTAACTCGCTACCTCAGCGCCGCCCTATTCCCTCTCCTTGCCGCCGTAATACTGGTCGGCTGTGATAACAACAAGAGTACGGAAACACAGAATAAAGTGCTACGCCTGGGCACCACGGGTCAAAGTTTCCCGGGTTCTTATAAAGAGAACGGCACGTTAGTGGGTTATGATGTGGAAGTGGCAGAAGCCATCGCCCGCAAGCTGGGTTATCAGATTGCCTGGACCACCGCTGATTTCAGCGGACTGATGGGCCAATTGGAAGCGGGAAAACTGGATACTGTCGCCAATAATTTTGTGAAAACAACCGAGCGTCAGAAAAAATACAACTTCACCAACACTTACCTCACCTACGCATCGCAAATCGTCACCAGCATTGAAAACAAAGACATTCAATCTATGGATGATCTTAAAGGTAAAACGGTGTCTGGGGTACTGGGTTCCACTCATGTAACCAATCTGCGCAACGCGTTCGCCAACAATGACGTCACCATTCGCACCTACGAAACCCGCGATGGCGCCATGAACGATGTTATCAATAACCGTGTTCAGGGCTATGTCAACTCACGCCCTATCCTGCTGGCAGAAATTAACAAACGTCACTTGCCACTAAAACTGGTCGGTAACCCCATCTCCAACGAGCAAGTCTCCTTCCCGTTTGCCAAAACACCGGAAGGTAACAAATTACTGGCGGAGTTTAATCAACAGCTACAGGAACTGCGTCAGAATGGTCAGCTAAAAACACTGGCAGAGAAATATTTCGGTAGCGACAAGGTGCTTGAAAGCAGTCAAGCGGAATAA